A region of Emys orbicularis isolate rEmyOrb1 chromosome 20, rEmyOrb1.hap1, whole genome shotgun sequence DNA encodes the following proteins:
- the PIAS3 gene encoding E3 SUMO-protein ligase PIAS3 isoform X1, with protein sequence MAEAAELKHMVMSFRVSELQVLLGFAGRNKSGRKHELLTKALQLLKSGCSPAVQMKIKELYRRRFPRKILTPSDLSMLHIQTGQLPSATALTQGSTVCHLPYDNSSAASTVPTAMLPPVPMLGPKHETDVQHLSPPIHPVHPDVKMKRLPFYDIYDELIKPTTLASTNSQRFEEAHFTFALTPQQVQQILTSRDILPGAKCDYTVQVQLRFCLCETSCPQEDYFPPNLFVKVNGKLCPLPGYLPPTKNGVEPKRPSRPINITPLVRLSATVPNTIVVNWSSEFGRNYSLSVYLVKQLTSVTLLQKLRAKGIRNPDHSRALIKEKLTADPDSEIATTSLRVSLMCPLGKMRLIVPCRAITCTHLQCFDAALYLQMNEKKPTWTCPVCDKKAPYDSLIIDGLFMEILNSCTDCDEIQFMEDGSWCPMKPKKENQEVCPTSTYNGIEASSLYAVGSDGKHSLESKKQVEVIDLTLDSSSDEEEPPIKKQCPVSTVAIPSAVGPKGVLNVDHQPSSVLRSPPMAAIGSDYLSSLPIPEYHPSYQVPSEIQGLDLFTFLQSENQHYSPSVITSLDEQDALSHFFQYRGTSTHFMNPLAPVMAGSHNSISPASGRISSIVSTNTLRESHGHSGTMSNSTALPGCRPDIISLD encoded by the exons CACATGGTTATGAGCTTTAGGGTATCAGAACTGCAGGTTCTCTTGGGTTTTGCTGGCAGGAACAAGAGTGGAAGGAAACACGAGTTACTCACAAAGGCATTACAGCTGCTCAAATCTGGCTGCAGCCCGGCTGTTCagatgaaaattaaggagctgtaCCGGAGAAGGTTCCCGAGGAAGATCTTAACCCCTTCAGACTTATCCATGCTCCATATTCAGACAGGGCAACTGCCCTCCGCCACTGCACTGACGCAGGGCAGCACAGTGTGTCATTTGCCCTATGATAACAGTTCGGCAGCTTCTACAGTGCCAACGGCTATGTTGCCTCCGGTACCTATGCTGGGACCCAAACATGAGACCGATGTTCAGCACTTATCCCCGCCCATTCATCCGGTCCATCCGGATGTCAAAATGAAGAGGCTGCCCTTCTATGACATTTATGATGAGCTGATTAAACCCACCACATTAG CATCTACGAACAGCCAGCGGTTTGAAGAGGCGCACTTCACCTTTGCACTAACACCTCAGCAAGTTCAACAGATTCTCACCTCTAG AGATATCTTACCAGGTGCCAAATGTGACTACACTGTACAGGTACAATTAAG GTTTTGCTTGTGTGAAACCAGCTGTCCCCAAGAAGATTATTTCCCTCCTAATTTATTTGTCAAGGTCAATGGAAAACTCTGCCCTCTGCCT GGCTATCTGCCGCCCACTAAAAATGGTGTGGAGCCAAAACGACCGAGCCGTCCCATCAATATCACTCCTTTGGTGCGGCTTTCGGCAACTGTTCCCAATACGATCGTCGTGAATTGGTCCTCCGAGTTTGGCAGG AACTACTCTCTGTCAGTCTACCTGGTGAAACAGCTGACTTCAGTCACACTGCTACAGAAGCTAAGAGCCAAGGGCATTCGGAACCCAGACCACTCCCGGGCCCTGA TCAAAGAAAAATTAACAGCTGATCCCGACAGTGAGATAGCGACAACGAGCTTACGGGTTTCTCTCATGTGTCCG CTGGGTAAGATGAGGCTAATAGTGCCCTGCCGAGCCATTACCTGCACCCACCTCCAGTGCTTTGACGCGGCGCTCTACCTTCAGATGAACGAGAAGAAACCTACATGGACCTGCCCTGTGTGTGATAAGAAAGCCCCCTATGACAGCCTGATCATTGATGG GTTGTTCATGGAAATCCTCAACTCGTGCACGGACTGTGATGAGATCCAGTTCATGGAAGATGGCTCCTGGTGTCCCATGAAGCCCAAGAAAGAAAACCAGGAGGTGTGCCCGACATCTACGTACAATGGGATTGAGG ccagctcccTTTACGCCGTGGGCTCCGACGGAAAGCACTCCTTGGAGAGCAAAAAGCAAGTGGAGGTCATCGACCTCACGCTGGACAGCTCGTCAGATGAAGAGGAGCCTCCTATCAAGAAACAGTGCCCTGTCTCCACTGTGGCTATCCCGTCAGCAGTAGGGCCCAAGGG GGTGTTAAATGTTGATCACCAGCCATCCTCTGTGCTTCGAAGTCCTCCCATGGCAGCTATCGGCAGCGACTATCTCTCCAGCCTCCCAATCCCTGAATACCATCCTTCCTACCAGGTGCCCTCAGAGATTCAAG GTCTGGATTTGTTTACCTTCCTTCAAAGTGAAAATCAG CACTACAGCCCTTCCGTGATCACCTCCCTGGATGAACAGGATGCCCTGAGCCATTTCTTCCAGTACCGAGGCACATCTACCCATTTCATGAACCCCCTGGCTCCCGTCATGGCAGGATCCCACAACAGCATCAGCCCCGCCAGCGGGCGCATCAGCAGCATTGTCTCCACCAACACGCTGCGGGAGAGCCATGGGCACAGCGGGACAATGAGTAACAGCACAGCTCTCCCGGGCTGCAGGCCGGACATCATTTCCTTAGACTAG
- the PIAS3 gene encoding E3 SUMO-protein ligase PIAS3 isoform X2 yields the protein MAEAAELKHMVMSFRVSELQVLLGFAGRNKSGRKHELLTKALQLLKSGCSPAVQMKIKELYRRRFPRKILTPSDLSMLHIQTGQLPSATALTQGSTVCHLPYDNSSAASTVPTAMLPPVPMLGPKHETDVQHLSPPIHPVHPDVKMKRLPFYDIYDELIKPTTLASTNSQRFEEAHFTFALTPQQVQQILTSRDILPGAKCDYTVQVQLRFCLCETSCPQEDYFPPNLFVKVNGKLCPLPGYLPPTKNGVEPKRPSRPINITPLVRLSATVPNTIVVNWSSEFGRNYSLSVYLVKQLTSVTLLQKLRAKGIRNPDHSRALIKEKLTADPDSEIATTSLRVSLMCPLGKMRLIVPCRAITCTHLQCFDAALYLQMNEKKPTWTCPVCDKKAPYDSLIIDGLFMEILNSCTDCDEIQFMEDGSWCPMKPKKENQEVCPTSTYNGIEGTGAMASSLYAVGSDGKHSLESKKQVEVIDLTLDSSSDEEEPPIKKQCPVSTVAIPSAVGPKGVLNVDHQPSSVLRSPPMAAIGSDYLSSLPIPEYHPSYQVPSEIQGLDLFTFLQSENQHYSPSVITSLDEQDALSHFFQYRGTSTHFMNPLAPVMAGSHNSISPASGRISSIVSTNTLRESHGHSGTMSNSTALPGCRPDIISLD from the exons CACATGGTTATGAGCTTTAGGGTATCAGAACTGCAGGTTCTCTTGGGTTTTGCTGGCAGGAACAAGAGTGGAAGGAAACACGAGTTACTCACAAAGGCATTACAGCTGCTCAAATCTGGCTGCAGCCCGGCTGTTCagatgaaaattaaggagctgtaCCGGAGAAGGTTCCCGAGGAAGATCTTAACCCCTTCAGACTTATCCATGCTCCATATTCAGACAGGGCAACTGCCCTCCGCCACTGCACTGACGCAGGGCAGCACAGTGTGTCATTTGCCCTATGATAACAGTTCGGCAGCTTCTACAGTGCCAACGGCTATGTTGCCTCCGGTACCTATGCTGGGACCCAAACATGAGACCGATGTTCAGCACTTATCCCCGCCCATTCATCCGGTCCATCCGGATGTCAAAATGAAGAGGCTGCCCTTCTATGACATTTATGATGAGCTGATTAAACCCACCACATTAG CATCTACGAACAGCCAGCGGTTTGAAGAGGCGCACTTCACCTTTGCACTAACACCTCAGCAAGTTCAACAGATTCTCACCTCTAG AGATATCTTACCAGGTGCCAAATGTGACTACACTGTACAGGTACAATTAAG GTTTTGCTTGTGTGAAACCAGCTGTCCCCAAGAAGATTATTTCCCTCCTAATTTATTTGTCAAGGTCAATGGAAAACTCTGCCCTCTGCCT GGCTATCTGCCGCCCACTAAAAATGGTGTGGAGCCAAAACGACCGAGCCGTCCCATCAATATCACTCCTTTGGTGCGGCTTTCGGCAACTGTTCCCAATACGATCGTCGTGAATTGGTCCTCCGAGTTTGGCAGG AACTACTCTCTGTCAGTCTACCTGGTGAAACAGCTGACTTCAGTCACACTGCTACAGAAGCTAAGAGCCAAGGGCATTCGGAACCCAGACCACTCCCGGGCCCTGA TCAAAGAAAAATTAACAGCTGATCCCGACAGTGAGATAGCGACAACGAGCTTACGGGTTTCTCTCATGTGTCCG CTGGGTAAGATGAGGCTAATAGTGCCCTGCCGAGCCATTACCTGCACCCACCTCCAGTGCTTTGACGCGGCGCTCTACCTTCAGATGAACGAGAAGAAACCTACATGGACCTGCCCTGTGTGTGATAAGAAAGCCCCCTATGACAGCCTGATCATTGATGG GTTGTTCATGGAAATCCTCAACTCGTGCACGGACTGTGATGAGATCCAGTTCATGGAAGATGGCTCCTGGTGTCCCATGAAGCCCAAGAAAGAAAACCAGGAGGTGTGCCCGACATCTACGTACAATGGGATTGAGGGTACGGGAGCTATGG ccagctcccTTTACGCCGTGGGCTCCGACGGAAAGCACTCCTTGGAGAGCAAAAAGCAAGTGGAGGTCATCGACCTCACGCTGGACAGCTCGTCAGATGAAGAGGAGCCTCCTATCAAGAAACAGTGCCCTGTCTCCACTGTGGCTATCCCGTCAGCAGTAGGGCCCAAGGG GGTGTTAAATGTTGATCACCAGCCATCCTCTGTGCTTCGAAGTCCTCCCATGGCAGCTATCGGCAGCGACTATCTCTCCAGCCTCCCAATCCCTGAATACCATCCTTCCTACCAGGTGCCCTCAGAGATTCAAG GTCTGGATTTGTTTACCTTCCTTCAAAGTGAAAATCAG CACTACAGCCCTTCCGTGATCACCTCCCTGGATGAACAGGATGCCCTGAGCCATTTCTTCCAGTACCGAGGCACATCTACCCATTTCATGAACCCCCTGGCTCCCGTCATGGCAGGATCCCACAACAGCATCAGCCCCGCCAGCGGGCGCATCAGCAGCATTGTCTCCACCAACACGCTGCGGGAGAGCCATGGGCACAGCGGGACAATGAGTAACAGCACAGCTCTCCCGGGCTGCAGGCCGGACATCATTTCCTTAGACTAG